One Oncorhynchus kisutch isolate 150728-3 linkage group LG11, Okis_V2, whole genome shotgun sequence genomic region harbors:
- the zic4 gene encoding zinc finger protein ZIC 4 — protein sequence MNMNALGSPMMDPTISKRNTALRLVDLVGAHHHHHHHHHTPQSVTGFPGFSSHPHSMAHSHPGEITAKPRLGPSPFGPEHMGHSAALKISPAHHYPHHHHHHNHHMAGHSEVVSSQTGAFGPVQAATVPYSMSHTAQALSAAAGRDFLIRRDLTAQAMPVLTDQSPGSTSHHGMFVSTTGSYPGHYGHHPDAGSHALFSGLHHEQSSSGAPGGQAMNGQIRLGIPSEMYVRSDHLSQVASSRADPFSASTLHGYGGLNHLNMNLGAQHHGAGAFFRYMRQPIKQELICKWHEPELSPKKLCSKTYSTMHELVTHVTVEHVGGPEMANHICFWEECPREGKPFKAKYKLVNHIRVHTGEKPFPCPFPGCGKVFARSENLKIHKRTHTGEKPFKCEFDGCDRRFANSSDRKKHSHVHTSDKPYNCKVRGCDKSYTHPSSLRKHMKVHCKSPPPSSGYESSTPSLVSPSLDLGREPGSSSLSEPAASSQPANLREWYVCHSSGASGTQTPPSGSSSPDSEDETLYRHPEPRDAF from the exons ATGAACATGAATGCTTTGGGAAGCCCTATGATGGACCCTACGATTTCCAAACGGAACACGGCGCTGAGATTAGTTGACTTGGTAGGGGcgcaccaccatcaccatcatcaccaccataccCCTCAGAGCGTGACAGGCTTCCCGGGGTTCAGCAGCCATCCACACTCAATGGCTCACTCGCACCCTGGGGAGATTACTGCGAAACCCCGCCTGGGGCCGAGTCCATTTGGGCCAGAACACATGGGGCACTCCGCGGCCCTCAAAATCAGCCCAgcccatcattacccacaccaccatcaccaccacaatcATCATATGGCAGGCCACAGTGAAGTGGTCTCCAGTCAAACGGGAGCTTTTGGCCCGGTGCAGGCGGCGACCGTCCCTTATTCCATGTCCCACACGGCCCAGGCGTTATCCGCAGCCGCAGGTAGGGATTTCCTCATTCGCAGGGATCTGACAGCTCAAGCCATGCCGGTACTGACCGACCAGAGCCCCGGTTCAACCTCTCATCACGGAATGTTTGTCTCAACAACAGGTAGCTATCCGGGACACTACGGCCATCACCCTGATGCTGGTAGCCATGCCCTCTTCTCCGGACTCCACCATGAGCAGTCATCTAGCGGAGCACCAGGTGGCCAAGCCATGAATGGACAAATAAGGTTAGGAATACCTAGCGAAATGTACGTTAGGTCTGATCACTTGAGTCAAGTGGCGAGCTCCAGGGCTGATCCGTTCTCCGCCTCGACATTACATGGCTACGGCGGTCTGAACCATCTGAACATGAACCTCGGCGCTCAGCATCACGGAGCCGGTGCATTCTTCCGCTACATGAGGCAGCCAATAAAGCAAGAACTCATCTGCAAGTGGCATGAACCGGAACTGTCGCCGAAGAAACTCTGCTCCAAAACTTACAGCACGATGCACGAGCTGGTAACTCATGTGACGGTGGAGCATGTCGGTGGCCCGGAGATGGCAAACCATATCTGCTTCTGGGAAGAGTGTCCCAGAGAAGGAAAGCCATTTAAAGCCAAGTACAAACTGGTAAATCATATCAGAGTACACACCGGAGAGAAACCATTCCCATGTCCCTTCCCCGGCTGTGGAAAAGTGTTTGCTCGATCGGAAAACCTGAAGATCCACAAGAGGACTCACACAG GTGAGAAACCCTTCAAATGTGAGTTTGACGGCTGTGACCGACGTTTCGCCAACAGCAGTGACCGGAAGAAGCACTCCCACGTGCACACCAGCGATAAGCCCTACAACTGCAAAGTGAGAGGCTGTGACAAATCCTACACACACCCCAGCTCGCTCCGAAAACACATGAAAGTCCACTGCAAGTCTCCGCCACCGAGCTCTGGCTACGAGTCATCAACCCCGTCATTGGTGTCCCCATCATTGGACTTAGGCCGAGAGCCAGGGTCTTCGTCGCTCTCGGAACCAGCAGCCTCGTCCCAGCCCGCCAATTTAAGAGAGTGGTACGTCTGTCATAGTTCGGGTGCCAGCGGCACTCAGACACCCCCCAGCGGCTCCTCCAGCCCTGATTCCGAGGATGAGACCCTCTACAGACACCCAGAGCCAAGGGACGCGTTCTAA